From Kryptolebias marmoratus isolate JLee-2015 linkage group LG15, ASM164957v2, whole genome shotgun sequence, a single genomic window includes:
- the pir gene encoding pirin isoform X2: protein MSVRKVMKTVLSVEQAEGVGAQVRRSIGTNELRNLDPFLMLDEFKVSKPAGFPDHPHRGFETVTYVLAGVTAHEDFCGHSGRLQPGDLQWMTAGRGVVHAEMPVSEEPVVGLQLWVNLRREEKMVEPAYQELKGSEIPKPSRGGVTAAVISGEALGAKSKVFTRTPTLYLDFRLQTGSVHVQPVPSGWTAFIYTLSGSVHVGPDQQQQQVEPHHTVVFGDGDSVRFENKGSEVSHFVLIAGEPINEPVVQRGPFVMTTEEEIHRAMKDYQTGQNGFERAKNWRSKIR, encoded by the exons ATGAGCGTGAGGAAGGTGATGAAGACGGTGCTCAGCGTGGAGCAGGCGGAGGGCGTTGGCGCTCAGGTTCGCAGGAGCATCGGTACAAACGAA CTGAGGAACTTGGATCCTTTTCTGATGTTGGACGAGTTTAAAGTCAGCAAACCGGCGGGGTTTCCCGACCATCCTCACCGAGGGTTTGAGACG gtcaCGTATGTCTTAGCGGGAGTCACGGCTCATGAGGACTTCTGTGGACATTCAGGACGTCTGCAGCCCGGAGATCTGCAG TGGATGACCGCGGGCCGGGGGGTGGTCCACGCTGAGATGCCCGTGTCAGAGGAGCCGGTGGTGGGTCTGCAGCTGTGGGTCAAcctgaggagagaggagaagatGGTGGAACCGGCGTACCAGGAGCTGAAAGGCTCCGAGATCCCCAAGCCGAGCCGGGGAGGCGTCACCGCCGCCGTGATCTCTGGAGAGGCGTTGGGAGCGAAG tcCAAGGTCTTCACGAGAACACCAACCTTGTATCTGGACTTCAGGCTGCAGACAGGATCTGTGCACGTTCAGCCCGTCCCTTCAG gATGGACGGCCTTCATCTACACGCTCTCTGGAAGCGTTCATGTCG GCCcggatcagcagcagcagcaggtggagcCTCATCACACCGTGGTGTTCGGAGACGGAGACTCTGTTCGGTTTGAGAACAAG GGTTCTGAAGTTTCCCATTTCGTTCTGATCGCCGGAGAGCCGATCAACGAGCCCGTGGTCCAACGTG GTCCGTTTGTGATGACCACTGAGGAGGAAATCCATCGGGCGATGAAGGACTACCAGACGGGTCAGAACGGCTTCGAAAGAGCCAAAAACTGGAGGTCCAAAATCAGATAA
- the pir gene encoding pirin isoform X1, with translation MSVRKVMKTVLSVEQAEGVGAQVRRSIGTNELRNLDPFLMLDEFKVSKPAGFPDHPHRGFETVTYVLAGVTAHEDFCGHSGRLQPGDLQWMTAGRGVVHAEMPVSEEPVVGLQLWVNLRREEKMVEPAYQELKGSEIPKPSRGGVTAAVISGEALGAKSKVFTRTPTLYLDFRLQTGSVHVQPVPSGWTAFIYTLSGSVHVGPDQQQQQVEPHHTVVFGDGDSVRFENKVRSFTRCLKTLPSTRLNPPKDFSIFHQPAAERTLPVHSAAGTCDITSVQDGPALVRLCSET, from the exons ATGAGCGTGAGGAAGGTGATGAAGACGGTGCTCAGCGTGGAGCAGGCGGAGGGCGTTGGCGCTCAGGTTCGCAGGAGCATCGGTACAAACGAA CTGAGGAACTTGGATCCTTTTCTGATGTTGGACGAGTTTAAAGTCAGCAAACCGGCGGGGTTTCCCGACCATCCTCACCGAGGGTTTGAGACG gtcaCGTATGTCTTAGCGGGAGTCACGGCTCATGAGGACTTCTGTGGACATTCAGGACGTCTGCAGCCCGGAGATCTGCAG TGGATGACCGCGGGCCGGGGGGTGGTCCACGCTGAGATGCCCGTGTCAGAGGAGCCGGTGGTGGGTCTGCAGCTGTGGGTCAAcctgaggagagaggagaagatGGTGGAACCGGCGTACCAGGAGCTGAAAGGCTCCGAGATCCCCAAGCCGAGCCGGGGAGGCGTCACCGCCGCCGTGATCTCTGGAGAGGCGTTGGGAGCGAAG tcCAAGGTCTTCACGAGAACACCAACCTTGTATCTGGACTTCAGGCTGCAGACAGGATCTGTGCACGTTCAGCCCGTCCCTTCAG gATGGACGGCCTTCATCTACACGCTCTCTGGAAGCGTTCATGTCG GCCcggatcagcagcagcagcaggtggagcCTCATCACACCGTGGTGTTCGGAGACGGAGACTCTGTTCGGTTTGAGAACAAGGTCAGGAGCTTCACCCGCTGCCTCAAAACGCTTCCTTCAACACGTCTAAATCCTCCCAAGGATTTCAGCATCTTTCATCAGCCGGCAGCTGAGCGGACGCTTCCTGTCCACTCTGCTGCTGGGACGTGTGACATCACGTCGGTTCAGGATGGCCCGGCTCTGGTCAGATTGTGTTCAGAAACATAG
- the vegfd gene encoding vascular endothelial growth factor D isoform X2, which yields MNQAASRTFFLLGLVLELSWINSSSGGKRQEGLTVMRRWEKDVRSASNLDELLRLTDFPDWKLWKCRLSRAEAVSSPALVGPHRSTQYAAESYSLEILKAVDEEWQRTQCMPREACVDVAKELGTDPAIFFKPPCVSLHRCGGCCNQEGISCRNTSSVFVNKTVLSLIPVKFVPEPVLIKVANHTECRCMEPAIIRRNAQPHRSSGCSLTDQLSGSDDSRRLCATGWIWDCSSERCIPYTSRAPELSVSSWTPDCEVDVECCDSLPEPEPILQPKPTHRCQLNSSVCARRHQRFEKASCRCRLHK from the exons ATGAACCAGGCTGCGAGCAGAACCTTTTTCCTGCTGGGCTTGGTGTTGGAGCTCAGCTGGATAAACAGCAGTTCAGGCGGGAAGAGGCAGGAAGGACTGACG gtgatgaggCGGTGGGAGAAGGACGTGCGTTCGGCCTCTAACTTGGACGAGCTGCTGCGACTCACAGATTTCCCCGACTGGAAGTTGTGGAAGTGTCGTCTGAGCCGCGCAGAAGCCGTCTCCTCCCCGGCGTTGGTCGGGCCGCACCGCTCCACGCAATACGCCGCCGAGTCTTACAGCCTGGAGATCCTGAAAG CCGTGGATGAGGAGTGGCAGCGCACTCAGTGCATGCCCAGGGAGGCGTGTGTCGACGTGGCCAAGGAGCTGGGCACCGACCCCGCCATCTTCTTCAAACCGCCCTGCGTGTCTCTCCACAG GTGCGGCGGCTGCTGCAACCAGGAGGGCATCAGCTGCAGGAACACGTCTTCAGTGTTTGTGAACAAAACG GTGCTCAGTCTAATTCCTGTGAAGTTCGTACCTGAACCTGTGCTAATTAAAGTGGCCAACCACACTGAGTGCAGGTGCATGGAGCCGGCAATAATCCGCCGCAACGCTCAGCCTCACAGGAGCAGCGG CTGTTCTCTGACGGACCAGCTGTCAGGATCAGACGACTCCAGGAGACTTTGTGCCACCGGCTGGATTTGGGATTGTTCCTCTGAGAGATGCATACCGTACACCTCCAGAGCCCCAG AGCTTTCTGTGAGTTCCTGGACGCCGGACTGCGAGGTAGACGTGGAATGCTGTGACTCCCTTCCCGAACCCGAACCGATTCTGCAGCCCAAACCGACCCACCGCTGTCAGCTGAACTCCTCCGTCTGCGCCCGCAGACATCAGCGCTTCGAGAAAGCCTCGTGCCG GTGCAGGCTGCACAAGTAG
- the vegfd gene encoding vascular endothelial growth factor D isoform X3, whose amino-acid sequence MNQAASRTFFLLGLVLELSWINSSSGGKRQEGLTQVMRRWEKDVRSASNLDELLRLTDFPDWKLWKCRLSRAEAVSSPALVGPHRSTQYAAESYSLEILKAVDEEWQRTQCMPREACVDVAKELGTDPAIFFKPPCVSLHRCGGCCNQEGISCRNTSSVFVNKTVLSLIPVKFVPEPVLIKVANHTECRCMEPAIIRRNAQPHRSSGCSLTDQLSGSDDSRRLCATGWIWDCSSERCIPYTSRAPELSVSSWTPDCEVDVECCDSLPEPEPILQPKPTHRCQLNSSVCARRHQRFEKASCRLHK is encoded by the exons ATGAACCAGGCTGCGAGCAGAACCTTTTTCCTGCTGGGCTTGGTGTTGGAGCTCAGCTGGATAAACAGCAGTTCAGGCGGGAAGAGGCAGGAAGGACTGACG caggtgatgaggCGGTGGGAGAAGGACGTGCGTTCGGCCTCTAACTTGGACGAGCTGCTGCGACTCACAGATTTCCCCGACTGGAAGTTGTGGAAGTGTCGTCTGAGCCGCGCAGAAGCCGTCTCCTCCCCGGCGTTGGTCGGGCCGCACCGCTCCACGCAATACGCCGCCGAGTCTTACAGCCTGGAGATCCTGAAAG CCGTGGATGAGGAGTGGCAGCGCACTCAGTGCATGCCCAGGGAGGCGTGTGTCGACGTGGCCAAGGAGCTGGGCACCGACCCCGCCATCTTCTTCAAACCGCCCTGCGTGTCTCTCCACAG GTGCGGCGGCTGCTGCAACCAGGAGGGCATCAGCTGCAGGAACACGTCTTCAGTGTTTGTGAACAAAACG GTGCTCAGTCTAATTCCTGTGAAGTTCGTACCTGAACCTGTGCTAATTAAAGTGGCCAACCACACTGAGTGCAGGTGCATGGAGCCGGCAATAATCCGCCGCAACGCTCAGCCTCACAGGAGCAGCGG CTGTTCTCTGACGGACCAGCTGTCAGGATCAGACGACTCCAGGAGACTTTGTGCCACCGGCTGGATTTGGGATTGTTCCTCTGAGAGATGCATACCGTACACCTCCAGAGCCCCAG AGCTTTCTGTGAGTTCCTGGACGCCGGACTGCGAGGTAGACGTGGAATGCTGTGACTCCCTTCCCGAACCCGAACCGATTCTGCAGCCCAAACCGACCCACCGCTGTCAGCTGAACTCCTCCGTCTGCGCCCGCAGACATCAGCGCTTCGAGAAAGCCTCGTGCCG GCTGCACAAGTAG
- the vegfd gene encoding vascular endothelial growth factor D isoform X1: MNQAASRTFFLLGLVLELSWINSSSGGKRQEGLTQVMRRWEKDVRSASNLDELLRLTDFPDWKLWKCRLSRAEAVSSPALVGPHRSTQYAAESYSLEILKAVDEEWQRTQCMPREACVDVAKELGTDPAIFFKPPCVSLHRCGGCCNQEGISCRNTSSVFVNKTVLSLIPVKFVPEPVLIKVANHTECRCMEPAIIRRNAQPHRSSGCSLTDQLSGSDDSRRLCATGWIWDCSSERCIPYTSRAPELSVSSWTPDCEVDVECCDSLPEPEPILQPKPTHRCQLNSSVCARRHQRFEKASCRCRLHK; the protein is encoded by the exons ATGAACCAGGCTGCGAGCAGAACCTTTTTCCTGCTGGGCTTGGTGTTGGAGCTCAGCTGGATAAACAGCAGTTCAGGCGGGAAGAGGCAGGAAGGACTGACG caggtgatgaggCGGTGGGAGAAGGACGTGCGTTCGGCCTCTAACTTGGACGAGCTGCTGCGACTCACAGATTTCCCCGACTGGAAGTTGTGGAAGTGTCGTCTGAGCCGCGCAGAAGCCGTCTCCTCCCCGGCGTTGGTCGGGCCGCACCGCTCCACGCAATACGCCGCCGAGTCTTACAGCCTGGAGATCCTGAAAG CCGTGGATGAGGAGTGGCAGCGCACTCAGTGCATGCCCAGGGAGGCGTGTGTCGACGTGGCCAAGGAGCTGGGCACCGACCCCGCCATCTTCTTCAAACCGCCCTGCGTGTCTCTCCACAG GTGCGGCGGCTGCTGCAACCAGGAGGGCATCAGCTGCAGGAACACGTCTTCAGTGTTTGTGAACAAAACG GTGCTCAGTCTAATTCCTGTGAAGTTCGTACCTGAACCTGTGCTAATTAAAGTGGCCAACCACACTGAGTGCAGGTGCATGGAGCCGGCAATAATCCGCCGCAACGCTCAGCCTCACAGGAGCAGCGG CTGTTCTCTGACGGACCAGCTGTCAGGATCAGACGACTCCAGGAGACTTTGTGCCACCGGCTGGATTTGGGATTGTTCCTCTGAGAGATGCATACCGTACACCTCCAGAGCCCCAG AGCTTTCTGTGAGTTCCTGGACGCCGGACTGCGAGGTAGACGTGGAATGCTGTGACTCCCTTCCCGAACCCGAACCGATTCTGCAGCCCAAACCGACCCACCGCTGTCAGCTGAACTCCTCCGTCTGCGCCCGCAGACATCAGCGCTTCGAGAAAGCCTCGTGCCG GTGCAGGCTGCACAAGTAG
- the vegfd gene encoding vascular endothelial growth factor D isoform X4, with protein MRRWEKDVRSASNLDELLRLTDFPDWKLWKCRLSRAEAVSSPALVGPHRSTQYAAESYSLEILKAVDEEWQRTQCMPREACVDVAKELGTDPAIFFKPPCVSLHRCGGCCNQEGISCRNTSSVFVNKTVLSLIPVKFVPEPVLIKVANHTECRCMEPAIIRRNAQPHRSSGCSLTDQLSGSDDSRRLCATGWIWDCSSERCIPYTSRAPELSVSSWTPDCEVDVECCDSLPEPEPILQPKPTHRCQLNSSVCARRHQRFEKASCRCRLHK; from the exons atgaggCGGTGGGAGAAGGACGTGCGTTCGGCCTCTAACTTGGACGAGCTGCTGCGACTCACAGATTTCCCCGACTGGAAGTTGTGGAAGTGTCGTCTGAGCCGCGCAGAAGCCGTCTCCTCCCCGGCGTTGGTCGGGCCGCACCGCTCCACGCAATACGCCGCCGAGTCTTACAGCCTGGAGATCCTGAAAG CCGTGGATGAGGAGTGGCAGCGCACTCAGTGCATGCCCAGGGAGGCGTGTGTCGACGTGGCCAAGGAGCTGGGCACCGACCCCGCCATCTTCTTCAAACCGCCCTGCGTGTCTCTCCACAG GTGCGGCGGCTGCTGCAACCAGGAGGGCATCAGCTGCAGGAACACGTCTTCAGTGTTTGTGAACAAAACG GTGCTCAGTCTAATTCCTGTGAAGTTCGTACCTGAACCTGTGCTAATTAAAGTGGCCAACCACACTGAGTGCAGGTGCATGGAGCCGGCAATAATCCGCCGCAACGCTCAGCCTCACAGGAGCAGCGG CTGTTCTCTGACGGACCAGCTGTCAGGATCAGACGACTCCAGGAGACTTTGTGCCACCGGCTGGATTTGGGATTGTTCCTCTGAGAGATGCATACCGTACACCTCCAGAGCCCCAG AGCTTTCTGTGAGTTCCTGGACGCCGGACTGCGAGGTAGACGTGGAATGCTGTGACTCCCTTCCCGAACCCGAACCGATTCTGCAGCCCAAACCGACCCACCGCTGTCAGCTGAACTCCTCCGTCTGCGCCCGCAGACATCAGCGCTTCGAGAAAGCCTCGTGCCG GTGCAGGCTGCACAAGTAG